From Desulfovibrio desulfuricans, a single genomic window includes:
- the nifU gene encoding Fe-S cluster assembly protein NifU, producing the protein MWNYTEAVHDHFLRPHNVGPLEGANAIGEVGSLTCGDALKLYLKINDQHIIEDASFETFGCASAIASSSVLTDMVKGMSVEDALKITNKDITNALGGLPKQKMHCSVMGQEALEAAIRQWKGEPPVPHAHEEGKLVCKCFGITDAQIIRAITENGLKTVEEITNYTKAGGACGECLDEIAEILAAQLKQKPLVELKPKPRLTNVQRMQKVLKTIDEEIRPQLAADGGDIELVDVDGLRVVVSLRGRCAQCRSSEVTIRDLVQRLLREHVEADIVVEEA; encoded by the coding sequence ATGTGGAATTACACTGAAGCAGTACACGACCACTTTCTGCGGCCGCACAATGTGGGTCCCCTTGAAGGCGCCAACGCCATTGGCGAAGTGGGCAGCCTGACATGCGGAGACGCACTCAAGCTATATCTCAAGATCAACGACCAGCACATCATCGAAGACGCCAGCTTTGAAACCTTTGGCTGCGCCAGCGCCATTGCTTCAAGCTCTGTGCTGACCGACATGGTCAAGGGCATGTCTGTTGAAGACGCGCTCAAGATCACCAACAAGGACATCACCAACGCTTTGGGCGGCCTGCCCAAGCAGAAGATGCACTGCTCCGTCATGGGCCAGGAGGCGCTTGAAGCCGCCATCCGTCAATGGAAGGGCGAACCGCCCGTACCCCATGCCCATGAAGAAGGCAAGCTGGTGTGTAAGTGCTTTGGCATCACGGATGCCCAGATTATCCGCGCCATCACTGAAAACGGCCTCAAGACAGTTGAAGAAATCACCAACTACACCAAGGCTGGCGGCGCATGCGGCGAATGCCTTGATGAAATAGCCGAGATTCTGGCCGCCCAGCTCAAGCAGAAGCCGCTGGTCGAGCTCAAGCCCAAGCCGCGCCTCACCAACGTGCAGCGCATGCAGAAGGTGCTCAAGACCATTGACGAAGAAATCCGCCCGCAGCTTGCTGCTGACGGAGGCGATATTGAACTGGTGGATGTGGACGGTCTGCGCGTTGTGGTCTCCCTGCGCGGGCGCTGCGCCCAGTGCCGTTCGAGCGAAGTGACCATCCGCGATCTGGTGCAGCGCCTGCTGCGCGAACATGTTGAAGCCGACATCGTGGTTGAGGAGGCCTAA
- the rpmB gene encoding 50S ribosomal protein L28 — translation MSKECIFCGKKPQVGNLVSHSNIKTKRRFNPNLQRVRHQFPDGSVRTLSVCTRCLRSGVVVKPTVRKQA, via the coding sequence ATGAGCAAGGAATGCATCTTTTGCGGCAAAAAGCCCCAGGTCGGCAATCTTGTGAGCCACTCCAACATTAAGACCAAGCGTCGCTTCAATCCCAATTTGCAGCGCGTGCGTCACCAGTTCCCCGACGGCAGCGTGCGGACCCTTTCCGTCTGCACCCGTTGCCTGCGCTCTGGCGTTGTTGTTAAGCCCACGGTGCGTAAGCAGGCCTAA
- a CDS encoding HD-GYP domain-containing protein, with product MRSIRLFDLLMGFSRALDMVTPLLAGHHLRVAFLSQVIAERMRISRTTRKYMLMASMLHDIGAVPLKSDTRDLIFERNKALHCRAGWAFCKTAGLPRPVCDMVLHHHTEWCSYEASDQHALPANCIHLADRVDVALRGKQASDLYSICLTLQAKDREYAQACLEALATLAHDSEISAFLDSHERMEEYLATAFGSVILGPVQLVELCGLFSQTIDSKSPFTATHSLGVAYTARMLLRLTRMADADDLTTMFVAGLLHDIGKLAVPLEILEKPAALTPDEVQEIQKHAEISMNLLGSIPGFTCVREWGGRHHERIDGTGYPHKIEGSSLTLPVRIIAVADVFTALTEDRPYRSGMPLAEAMRIIASMAELGYLDKGVVALLADNVLRVNKERIRAQRKAAANFVVMRRLCDEAARAARQP from the coding sequence ATGCGTTCAATTCGCCTTTTTGATCTGCTGATGGGTTTTTCGCGCGCGCTGGACATGGTTACGCCGCTTCTTGCCGGACACCATCTGCGGGTTGCCTTTTTGAGCCAGGTTATTGCTGAACGCATGCGGATATCACGCACCACGCGCAAGTACATGCTTATGGCCAGCATGCTGCACGATATTGGCGCAGTGCCGCTCAAAAGCGATACGCGCGACCTCATATTTGAACGCAACAAAGCCTTGCACTGCCGGGCTGGCTGGGCCTTTTGCAAAACTGCGGGGCTGCCCAGGCCAGTGTGCGACATGGTGCTGCATCACCATACGGAATGGTGCAGTTATGAGGCCTCCGACCAGCACGCACTGCCAGCCAACTGCATCCACCTGGCTGACCGGGTTGACGTTGCCCTGCGCGGCAAGCAGGCTTCTGACCTGTACAGCATCTGCCTCACCCTGCAGGCAAAAGACAGGGAATACGCCCAAGCCTGCCTTGAAGCGCTGGCAACCCTGGCTCATGATTCGGAAATTTCAGCGTTTCTGGACAGCCACGAGCGCATGGAAGAATACCTGGCTACGGCATTTGGCTCTGTAATTCTTGGCCCGGTGCAGCTTGTGGAACTGTGCGGGCTTTTTTCGCAAACCATTGACTCCAAAAGCCCCTTCACCGCCACCCACTCGCTGGGCGTGGCCTATACGGCGCGCATGCTGCTCAGGCTAACCCGCATGGCCGACGCCGACGATCTCACGACCATGTTTGTAGCCGGTCTGCTGCATGACATAGGCAAACTTGCGGTGCCACTCGAAATTCTGGAAAAACCAGCGGCGCTTACGCCTGACGAAGTGCAGGAAATTCAAAAACATGCTGAAATCAGTATGAATTTGCTGGGTTCCATACCCGGTTTTACCTGCGTGCGGGAATGGGGCGGCAGACACCACGAACGCATTGACGGCACGGGCTATCCCCACAAAATTGAAGGAAGCAGCCTGACGCTTCCTGTACGTATCATCGCCGTGGCGGATGTTTTTACAGCCCTCACAGAAGACCGCCCCTACCGTAGCGGCATGCCGCTGGCCGAAGCCATGAGAATCATCGCATCCATGGCGGAACTCGGCTATCTGGACAAAGGCGTGGTAGCGCTCCTGGCCGATAATGTGCTACGCGTCAATAAAGAGCGCATACGCGCCCAACGCAAGGCCGCAGCAAACTTTGTGGTTATGCGCAGGTTATGTGATGAGGCGGCAAGAGCTGCCAGGCAACCTTGA
- a CDS encoding RrF2 family transcriptional regulator, which produces MRFSTRTRYGLRFLLRLAAQPQGSLLQLGQVAREENISSGYLEQIVRALRPMGILRAVRGSGGGYSLAKSPTDINIEEVFQHLEGEISPVRCLSKGRHCQRESHCSTRGFWTELDGHIRSFLQKRTLQEIIDSEKCSVTGGNHVELH; this is translated from the coding sequence ATGCGATTTTCTACCAGAACCCGTTACGGATTGCGCTTTTTGCTGCGTCTGGCGGCCCAGCCCCAGGGCTCTCTTTTGCAACTGGGGCAGGTGGCCCGAGAAGAAAACATCTCATCGGGCTATCTGGAACAGATAGTGCGGGCACTGCGCCCCATGGGCATTTTGCGTGCGGTGCGCGGTTCTGGCGGCGGATACTCACTTGCCAAGTCGCCAACAGATATTAACATTGAAGAAGTCTTTCAGCATCTTGAGGGTGAAATTTCCCCTGTGCGCTGTCTGAGCAAGGGTCGCCATTGTCAACGCGAATCCCACTGCTCCACCCGGGGCTTCTGGACAGAACTGGACGGGCACATCCGCTCCTTCCTGCAAAAGCGCACCTTGCAGGAAATTATAGACTCAGAGAAATGCTCCGTAACGGGAGGCAATCATGTGGAATTACACTGA
- a CDS encoding threonine/serine exporter family protein produces MMLVDCLVDGVLASVATVGFAAISRPTKRIAVMAGLLAATGHMSRFLLLQANMGIASASLCAGLIISFCSMPIARRCHTPAEMFVFPALLPMIPGMFAYKAILATLQFLNTAGTPQGQTVLVSVVYNGLTAFFIMCALAIGAILPLLLFHREAPLGRTLHKLSQGGSAD; encoded by the coding sequence ATGATGCTGGTAGACTGCCTTGTGGACGGAGTGCTTGCATCTGTTGCCACAGTTGGTTTTGCGGCCATATCGCGGCCCACCAAGCGGATAGCCGTCATGGCTGGCCTGCTTGCCGCCACGGGGCATATGAGCCGTTTTTTGCTGTTGCAGGCCAATATGGGGATAGCCAGCGCATCGCTCTGCGCCGGGTTGATCATTTCCTTTTGCAGCATGCCAATCGCGCGCCGCTGCCATACCCCGGCGGAAATGTTTGTGTTCCCCGCGCTGTTGCCCATGATTCCCGGCATGTTTGCCTATAAGGCCATTCTGGCGACCTTGCAGTTTCTCAACACAGCCGGGACGCCTCAGGGCCAGACTGTGCTTGTCAGCGTTGTCTACAACGGGCTTACGGCATTTTTCATCATGTGCGCCCTGGCTATCGGGGCCATACTGCCCCTGCTTCTTTTCCACCGTGAAGCGCCGCTTGGCCGTACATTACACAAGCTGAGCCAGGGCGGCAGCGCGGACTGA
- the nifS gene encoding cysteine desulfurase NifS, with amino-acid sequence MKTIYLDNNATTAVAPEVRDAILPYLNELYGNPSSMHTFGGQVADAVETAREQMASLLGANPDEIIFTSCGSESDNAAIWSAIQTQPEKRHLITTRVEHPAVLSVMQHWERQGYRVTYLGVDNKGRLDLDEYAAALTPDTALASIMFANNEVGNIYPIQRMAEMASESGVLFHTDAVQAVGKTPIDLAHLPADMLSLSGHKLHAPKGIGVLYVRKGVRFRPFLRGGHQERGRRAGTENVPYIAGLGAAAQLAIAHMQEERVSVAMLRDRLEQGLLERISDCMVNGDVDNRLPNTTNIAFKNVEGEAILLMLDRLGICASSGSACTSGSLEPSHVLRAMGVPFTYAHGSIRLSLSRYTTQEEVDFVIQNFPDVIKTLRMISPFKD; translated from the coding sequence ATGAAAACCATCTATCTTGACAACAACGCCACCACGGCTGTTGCGCCTGAAGTACGCGATGCCATCCTGCCCTATCTGAACGAGCTGTACGGCAACCCTTCAAGCATGCACACCTTTGGCGGTCAGGTGGCAGATGCGGTCGAAACAGCCCGCGAGCAGATGGCCAGTCTGCTGGGCGCAAACCCGGACGAAATCATCTTTACCTCCTGCGGGTCGGAGAGCGACAACGCCGCCATCTGGTCGGCCATCCAGACCCAGCCTGAAAAGCGCCATCTCATCACCACCCGCGTGGAACATCCCGCCGTGCTCAGCGTCATGCAGCACTGGGAACGCCAGGGCTACCGGGTGACCTACCTTGGCGTGGACAACAAGGGACGCCTTGACCTTGACGAATACGCAGCCGCCCTCACGCCTGATACGGCGCTGGCATCCATCATGTTTGCCAACAACGAGGTGGGCAATATCTATCCTATCCAGCGCATGGCTGAAATGGCTAGCGAGAGCGGCGTGCTGTTCCATACGGATGCCGTGCAGGCCGTGGGCAAAACGCCCATTGACCTTGCCCATCTGCCTGCGGACATGCTTTCGCTCTCCGGCCACAAGCTGCACGCCCCCAAGGGTATTGGCGTGCTGTATGTGCGCAAGGGTGTGCGCTTCCGCCCGTTTTTGCGGGGCGGCCATCAGGAGCGGGGTCGCCGCGCGGGTACGGAAAATGTGCCGTACATTGCAGGGCTTGGCGCAGCGGCTCAGCTTGCCATTGCGCACATGCAGGAAGAACGCGTCAGCGTGGCCATGCTGCGCGACAGGCTTGAACAGGGTCTGCTTGAACGTATCTCCGACTGCATGGTCAACGGCGATGTGGATAACCGCCTGCCCAACACCACCAATATTGCATTTAAAAACGTGGAAGGCGAAGCCATCCTGCTCATGCTCGACAGGCTCGGCATCTGCGCAAGCTCCGGGTCTGCCTGCACCTCTGGCAGCCTTGAACCTTCGCACGTGCTGCGCGCCATGGGTGTACCCTTTACTTACGCCCACGGCTCCATCCGCCTTTCCCTCTCCCGCTACACCACGCAGGAAGAAGTGGACTTTGTCATCCAGAACTTCCCTGATGTCATCAAAACCTTGCGCATGATTTCTCCCTTCAAGGATTAA
- a CDS encoding ornithine carbamoyltransferase: MARHILNIKSLGEKASWLLVQQALGMPEPKLQTDFMAQRVALLMFSQHSLPERLCVSAAVRQMGGNVVYEGSRGSWRNEMNDYQEQLLPVFSYYIDCMYMYGMPVGGWDMEASCLRFPLINAGSPDAHPAHALADIACMLRNSRYLDGVTCGWLGCVNGTLHSLMAATAWFPISLRIAVPSRVDPAPLKEAAERYGSRITIVENVEEAVRGVNYVFAGCRSGLTDEERESWQVTPELLAKAAHDAHLMLSASPIAAIRVDDSILASKASLLVQQAEYRLRVHKRMLHWVFLDNESGI, encoded by the coding sequence ATGGCAAGACATATTTTGAATATCAAAAGTCTTGGTGAAAAGGCGTCCTGGCTGCTGGTGCAGCAGGCATTGGGCATGCCGGAACCGAAGCTGCAAACAGACTTTATGGCGCAGCGCGTGGCCCTGCTGATGTTTTCGCAGCACTCTCTGCCTGAGAGGCTTTGCGTTTCTGCCGCTGTGCGGCAAATGGGCGGCAATGTCGTGTACGAAGGCAGCCGTGGCAGCTGGCGCAATGAAATGAATGATTACCAGGAACAGCTCCTGCCCGTTTTCAGCTACTACATTGACTGCATGTACATGTACGGCATGCCCGTGGGCGGGTGGGACATGGAGGCATCATGCCTGCGCTTCCCGCTTATCAATGCGGGCAGCCCTGATGCGCATCCGGCGCATGCTCTGGCCGACATCGCCTGCATGTTGCGCAATTCACGCTATCTTGACGGCGTGACCTGCGGCTGGCTGGGCTGTGTTAACGGCACGCTGCATTCACTGATGGCGGCGACGGCATGGTTTCCCATTTCACTGCGCATTGCCGTGCCGTCCCGCGTGGACCCCGCGCCGCTCAAAGAAGCTGCGGAGCGCTATGGGTCGCGCATTACCATTGTGGAAAATGTGGAAGAAGCCGTACGGGGCGTCAACTATGTTTTTGCGGGCTGCCGTAGCGGCCTGACGGACGAAGAGCGCGAAAGCTGGCAAGTGACGCCGGAACTGCTCGCCAAGGCGGCGCATGACGCGCATCTTATGCTGAGTGCTTCGCCCATAGCGGCCATCCGTGTTGACGATTCCATCCTGGCCAGCAAGGCCTCACTGTTGGTGCAACAGGCAGAATACCGTTTGCGGGTTCACAAGCGCATGCTGCACTGGGTTTTTCTTGATAATGAAAGCGGGATCTAG
- a CDS encoding threonine/serine exporter family protein yields MGLQNGQGGLNTLSALMADSTDAGEAKASVEKADAACVTGHNVLTAKELIEFIQVYASTLLAAGGQTSRVDRTACRIARAYGFEVELAIFPKHLMLSVIKPAEGGIPAERRTAVSSIVSGAPNFQRVAALNALSWSIADENLSLAKAREHFSAICAVPTLNPVLLRFLVACANAAFCGLFNGDAVAMGLVFCATFLGFYLRQKLLHWGLDLKVTFFLCSFAASLVASLGVLLHLGNTPQTGMAASVLFLIPGIPLINAMLDILDGHVLMGVSRLIQASTLIICIALGLATTMLLMGVDSL; encoded by the coding sequence ATGGGTTTGCAAAACGGGCAGGGCGGTCTGAATACGCTGTCTGCATTAATGGCGGATTCGACTGATGCGGGCGAGGCAAAGGCCAGTGTTGAGAAAGCCGATGCTGCTTGCGTAACAGGACATAATGTTCTGACTGCCAAAGAGCTTATTGAATTTATACAGGTTTATGCTTCCACATTGCTTGCGGCGGGCGGGCAGACTTCACGGGTAGACCGCACCGCCTGCCGCATTGCACGGGCATATGGTTTTGAGGTGGAACTGGCCATATTCCCCAAGCACCTCATGCTTTCAGTCATCAAGCCAGCCGAAGGGGGCATTCCGGCGGAGCGCCGTACTGCGGTCAGCTCCATTGTGTCTGGTGCGCCCAATTTTCAGCGGGTGGCGGCGCTCAATGCCCTGAGCTGGAGCATTGCCGATGAAAACCTCAGCCTTGCCAAGGCGCGCGAACATTTCAGCGCCATCTGCGCGGTGCCCACGCTTAACCCTGTGCTGCTGCGTTTTCTTGTGGCCTGCGCCAATGCCGCCTTTTGCGGATTGTTCAACGGCGATGCGGTGGCCATGGGGCTGGTTTTCTGCGCAACCTTTCTGGGCTTTTATCTGCGGCAAAAACTGCTGCACTGGGGCCTTGACCTGAAGGTCACGTTTTTTCTCTGCTCGTTCGCTGCTTCTCTGGTGGCGTCGCTGGGCGTGCTGCTGCATCTGGGCAACACGCCGCAAACGGGCATGGCTGCAAGCGTGTTGTTTCTCATCCCCGGCATCCCCCTGATCAACGCCATGCTGGATATTCTTGACGGGCATGTGCTTATGGGCGTTTCGCGGCTGATTCAGGCTAGTACGCTCATTATCTGCATTGCTCTGGGGCTGGCTACAACCATGCTGCTGATGGGGGTGGATTCGCTATGA
- a CDS encoding rhomboid family intramembrane serine protease — MRTIPPRIFAFSRYWRVRRRPSSLPLDWRPVASLQGTAGYARFREWLLVLNACNIPHQTVQMNSREYIYVPALFENIALMELGDFARESTAPVSQPPPLRVFPHAYMAILALLPLILWHGWRVGWWAVPAALPPPDMWNSAGILDAVRVRVFNEWYRTVTALTLHASLTHLCGNMAFGAIFMTLLARMTGVGRALWLTLLGGAMGNALTVLLRPRPVLSMGFSTALFASIGAISGYMACQQQGKRKTMLPVAAAAALLAMLGTEGENTDYAAHLAGLGCGLALGALEAWQVRNGRKRLNQWTAGALTALICTAAWWWAFAAMRN; from the coding sequence ATGCGCACAATTCCGCCAAGAATTTTTGCCTTTTCGCGCTACTGGCGCGTCCGCCGCAGGCCCAGCAGCCTGCCTCTCGACTGGCGTCCGGTTGCCAGTTTGCAAGGCACAGCGGGCTACGCCCGCTTTCGTGAATGGCTGCTTGTGCTCAATGCCTGCAACATTCCGCATCAGACCGTCCAGATGAACAGCAGGGAATACATTTATGTGCCCGCGTTGTTTGAGAACATTGCCCTCATGGAACTGGGGGACTTTGCGCGGGAAAGCACTGCACCAGTTTCCCAGCCACCGCCGCTTCGAGTTTTTCCCCACGCCTACATGGCAATACTGGCGCTGCTGCCGCTCATTCTCTGGCACGGCTGGCGCGTAGGCTGGTGGGCTGTCCCCGCCGCGCTGCCACCGCCAGACATGTGGAACAGCGCGGGCATTCTTGACGCAGTACGGGTTCGCGTTTTCAACGAATGGTACAGAACCGTCACCGCGCTTACTCTCCATGCCAGCCTCACCCACCTTTGCGGCAACATGGCCTTTGGCGCTATTTTTATGACCCTGCTGGCCCGCATGACAGGCGTTGGCAGGGCCTTGTGGCTTACCCTGCTTGGGGGAGCGATGGGCAATGCCCTGACAGTGCTGTTGCGGCCCCGCCCGGTTTTGAGCATGGGATTTTCCACGGCACTGTTTGCCAGCATTGGGGCTATCTCCGGCTACATGGCTTGCCAGCAGCAAGGCAAACGCAAGACCATGCTGCCAGTGGCAGCCGCAGCCGCCTTGCTGGCCATGCTCGGCACTGAGGGCGAGAATACCGACTATGCGGCACATCTGGCAGGGCTTGGCTGTGGGCTGGCGCTGGGGGCGCTTGAAGCATGGCAGGTACGGAACGGCCGTAAGCGCTTGAACCAGTGGACGGCGGGGGCGCTCACGGCCCTAATCTGCACCGCTGCATGGTGGTGGGCCTTTGCCGCCATGCGCAACTGA
- a CDS encoding ATP-binding protein, with protein MKRPIIEIDEEKCNGCGQCVLDCAEGALAIIDGKAKLVSDIYCDGLGACLNCPEGALRLVEREAPEFDEEAALAAKAKRDGTAQPHRPHGGGCPGSMARTFTPLTGGPATMAPAGSQDLRAQVPTWPIQLRLVPPTAPYLRGANILLAAHCAGFALPNLHADWMRGRVPIIACPKLEDNEVLVERLTAIIKQGGIAGITVLRMSVPCCGGLDRLAHRAIEAAGSTLTPETHIVQL; from the coding sequence ATGAAACGTCCCATCATTGAGATTGACGAAGAAAAGTGCAACGGCTGCGGGCAATGCGTACTCGACTGCGCTGAGGGCGCGCTTGCCATCATTGACGGCAAAGCCAAACTTGTCAGCGACATCTACTGTGACGGCCTCGGCGCGTGTCTGAACTGCCCCGAGGGTGCGCTGCGCCTTGTGGAAAGGGAAGCGCCCGAATTTGATGAGGAGGCGGCCCTTGCCGCCAAGGCAAAAAGGGATGGAACCGCCCAGCCCCACCGCCCGCATGGCGGCGGCTGCCCCGGCAGCATGGCGCGCACGTTCACCCCGCTGACCGGCGGCCCTGCAACCATGGCCCCCGCCGGATCGCAAGATCTGCGGGCGCAGGTGCCCACATGGCCCATCCAGTTGCGGCTGGTTCCGCCCACTGCGCCCTATCTGCGCGGGGCCAACATCCTGCTGGCAGCCCATTGCGCAGGCTTTGCCCTGCCCAATCTGCATGCGGACTGGATGCGCGGGCGCGTGCCCATCATTGCCTGCCCCAAGCTTGAAGACAATGAAGTGCTGGTCGAAAGGCTCACAGCCATCATCAAACAGGGCGGCATTGCGGGCATTACCGTACTGCGCATGAGCGTGCCCTGCTGCGGCGGGCTGGACAGGCTGGCGCACCGCGCCATTGAGGCCGCAGGCAGCACCTTGACGCCGGAGACGCATATTGTACAATTGTAG
- a CDS encoding HAD family hydrolase, with amino-acid sequence MRAFIFDLDGTLVDSLEDIGQACNDVLASHGYPVHPLPAYRFYVGRGFHKLVNDALPEGEAAKLSSDQLTALIAEARARYGENMCVRTKPYAGITQALHQLADDGHALAVLSNKPDDLTVELVRRYFPDVPFALVRGGREGVPLKPEPDAPLDMLRHMDFLPERSFYVGDSNVDIFTARNAGMISIGVAWGFRGADELRAAQADHVIDTPVALARLAKEA; translated from the coding sequence ATGAGAGCATTCATTTTTGATCTGGATGGAACACTGGTTGACAGCCTGGAAGACATTGGCCAGGCCTGCAACGACGTTCTTGCCAGTCACGGCTATCCAGTCCATCCCTTGCCAGCGTACAGATTCTATGTGGGCCGAGGCTTTCACAAACTTGTGAATGACGCCCTCCCCGAGGGTGAAGCAGCAAAGCTTTCTTCAGACCAACTGACAGCGTTGATTGCAGAGGCCCGCGCCCGCTACGGCGAAAACATGTGCGTACGCACCAAGCCCTATGCTGGCATCACCCAGGCGCTGCACCAGCTCGCAGATGACGGCCACGCTCTGGCCGTCCTTTCCAACAAGCCGGACGATCTCACCGTTGAACTGGTGCGCCGCTACTTTCCTGATGTGCCGTTTGCCCTTGTGCGCGGCGGCAGGGAGGGCGTGCCCCTCAAGCCGGAGCCGGACGCCCCCCTCGACATGCTGCGGCACATGGACTTTTTGCCAGAGCGCAGCTTTTACGTGGGCGACAGCAACGTGGATATCTTCACCGCCCGCAACGCGGGTATGATCTCAATCGGCGTGGCCTGGGGATTTCGCGGCGCGGACGAACTGCGCGCAGCCCAGGCCGACCATGTCATCGACACGCCCGTGGCGCTGGCGCGCCTGGCAAAGGAGGCATAA
- the metA gene encoding homoserine O-acetyltransferase MetA, whose translation MPIKIPADLPACAALESENIFVMTEDRAVQQDIRPLEIAIVNLMPTKIATETQLLRLLSNSPLQVNITLLRTEAHESKNTPAQHLERFYKTFSEIRHGSFDGMIVTGAPVEHLPFEDVDYWHELLDIMTFAQSRVYSTLYICWAAQAALYHFYGIPKYALPAKVSGVFQHDILQPGCRLFSGFDDTFAAPHSRHTEVRAEDVSKQSELRILAESPEAGLALVESRDHSQVFMTGHLEYDRGTLDAEFRRDHERGMNPIPPSNYYPGNDPSRLPNMNWRAHAHLFYCNWLNYYVYQETPFSLTAIARDRQGK comes from the coding sequence ATGCCCATCAAGATTCCTGCTGATCTTCCCGCCTGTGCAGCGCTTGAAAGCGAAAACATCTTTGTGATGACGGAAGATCGCGCTGTCCAGCAGGACATTCGTCCGCTGGAAATCGCCATCGTCAACCTCATGCCCACCAAGATAGCTACAGAAACGCAGTTGCTGCGGCTTTTGAGTAATTCGCCCCTCCAGGTCAACATCACCCTGCTGCGCACTGAAGCTCACGAATCCAAAAATACTCCCGCACAGCACCTTGAGCGCTTTTACAAGACATTTTCAGAAATTCGCCACGGCAGCTTTGACGGCATGATCGTCACCGGCGCTCCGGTGGAACATCTCCCTTTTGAGGATGTGGACTACTGGCACGAGCTGCTGGACATCATGACCTTTGCGCAAAGCCGCGTGTACTCAACCCTGTACATCTGCTGGGCGGCGCAGGCGGCCTTGTACCATTTTTACGGTATCCCCAAGTACGCCTTGCCTGCCAAGGTTTCCGGCGTGTTCCAGCACGACATTTTGCAGCCCGGCTGTCGCCTGTTCAGCGGCTTTGACGATACCTTTGCCGCGCCCCATTCGCGCCATACGGAAGTTCGCGCCGAGGATGTGAGCAAACAGTCCGAGCTGCGCATTTTGGCCGAATCGCCAGAAGCCGGGCTTGCCCTGGTAGAAAGCCGCGATCACTCGCAGGTGTTCATGACCGGGCACCTTGAGTACGACAGGGGCACCCTGGATGCGGAATTCCGCCGCGATCATGAACGGGGCATGAACCCCATACCGCCCAGCAACTACTATCCCGGCAACGATCCCAGCCGTCTGCCCAACATGAACTGGCGGGCGCACGCGCACCTGTTCTACTGCAACTGGCTCAACTACTACGTATACCAGGAAACGCCCTTCAGCCTTACTGCCATTGCCCGTGACCGGCAGGGCAAGTAA
- a CDS encoding bacteriohemerythrin: MGVPIIFLIIAPLAGIIAMQLTPPFSRLAVVLSLLFSLCGLVLLYRYLLLPLRTFVAAIAQPDCAEIPSIPTACDVVRALEDSLNAREAALRHDLAEARETADKLRQEIQELRERRVVDMQTQQTALAALRNAQSELNDLATAAEAGNGLPEDRPRKEQILALSAALHHSESILLHASQILDAAATDKDEADTELAEAFPWDSRYNTNIPVIDGQHKLLLSYINKLHRGMQKGCDKKLLLEILDDLTGYAFSHFATEELFFSRTPYPLTARHIEVHQGFRKAVTELREAVLDDKAFIDIALLEYLKTWLVDHIQQMDVGFASYVTGTKATPKQ; encoded by the coding sequence ATGGGCGTTCCAATCATTTTTCTGATTATTGCTCCCTTGGCTGGCATTATCGCCATGCAGCTCACCCCGCCCTTTTCCCGGCTTGCAGTTGTCCTCTCCCTGCTTTTTTCCCTTTGCGGCCTTGTGCTGCTCTACCGATACCTCCTGCTGCCCCTGCGCACGTTCGTAGCTGCCATTGCGCAACCGGACTGCGCTGAAATCCCTTCCATACCCACGGCCTGCGATGTTGTGCGCGCTCTGGAAGACAGCCTCAATGCCAGAGAGGCCGCGCTTCGCCACGACCTTGCCGAAGCGCGCGAAACAGCAGACAAACTCCGGCAGGAAATTCAGGAACTGCGCGAAAGGCGCGTTGTGGACATGCAGACGCAGCAGACGGCCCTTGCGGCCCTGCGCAACGCCCAGTCAGAGTTGAACGACCTGGCCACTGCTGCTGAGGCGGGCAATGGGCTGCCCGAGGACCGCCCGCGTAAGGAGCAAATTCTTGCTCTTTCTGCGGCGCTGCACCATAGCGAAAGCATATTGCTGCACGCCAGCCAGATTTTGGACGCAGCCGCCACTGATAAGGACGAAGCAGATACTGAGCTTGCAGAGGCTTTCCCCTGGGATAGCCGTTACAACACGAACATTCCGGTCATTGACGGCCAGCACAAGCTCTTGCTTTCGTACATCAACAAGCTGCACCGTGGAATGCAGAAAGGCTGCGATAAAAAGCTGCTGCTCGAAATTCTTGATGATCTGACGGGCTATGCCTTCAGCCATTTTGCCACAGAAGAACTTTTCTTCAGCCGCACGCCATATCCGCTCACGGCAAGGCACATTGAAGTGCACCAGGGTTTCAGAAAAGCAGTGACAGAACTTCGTGAGGCCGTGCTTGACGACAAGGCCTTTATTGATATTGCCCTGCTGGAATACCTGAAAACCTGGCTGGTGGACCATATACAGCAGATGGATGTGGGTTTTGCCTCCTATGTGACCGGCACAAAAGCCACACCGAAACAGTGA